One genomic segment of Caldisalinibacter kiritimatiensis includes these proteins:
- a CDS encoding MFS transporter: MASSSRMLYTSLKDITPEKRFKVFIISAIISEVCYAFFPFFNHLIPMLILLLIAGFFNAIINIFLNSSVQLTVPQNMRGKVNSLLGTVLQGLTPIAMAVGGIIAEFIPIKIIIFSCFMITLLFFIPLAFIPSFKRFINYNPKTQTLEDIM; this comes from the coding sequence ATGGCGAGTAGTTCACGAATGCTATATACATCCCTAAAAGACATAACACCTGAAAAAAGATTTAAAGTATTTATTATATCAGCCATAATATCAGAAGTTTGCTATGCTTTCTTTCCGTTTTTTAACCACTTAATTCCTATGTTGATTTTACTTTTGATAGCAGGATTTTTTAATGCTATTATAAACATATTTCTCAATTCTTCAGTGCAATTAACGGTTCCTCAAAATATGAGAGGTAAAGTAAATAGTTTATTAGGAACAGTGTTGCAAGGATTAACTCCGATAGCTATGGCAGTTGGAGGAATAATAGCTGAATTTATTCCTATTAAAATTATTATATTTTCTTGTTTTATGATAACATTGTTATTTTTTATTCCATTAGCGTTTATACCTTCATTCAAGCGATTTATAAACTATAATCCTAAGACTCAGACTTTAGAAGATATAATGTAG
- a CDS encoding DegV family protein produces MTVKIITDSACDLPANILKEYEIDQIPILVYLDDNEFLDGETIEPKKLYEDMRNGLIYKTAQIPPNIFKERFTEYAKQNQSCIYIAFSSGLSGTYNSALMAREEVLDEYPDFDLDIVDTKCASVGFGLVVYKAAQMAKEGKTKEEILEAVRFYSEHMEHIFTVDNLEYLYRGGRVSRTAAFVGGLLNIKPILDVEDGKLIPIEKIRGRKRVLKRMIEIMEERGVDLKNQTIGINHGDDIEGAKKLEEMIREKFGCEDFVVNFAGCAIGAHSGPGTLSVFFLNEKAPM; encoded by the coding sequence ATGACTGTGAAAATAATTACTGACAGTGCTTGTGATTTACCTGCTAATATTCTAAAAGAGTATGAAATTGACCAAATTCCTATTTTAGTTTATTTAGACGATAATGAGTTTTTAGATGGAGAAACAATAGAACCTAAAAAATTATATGAAGATATGAGGAATGGACTAATATATAAGACAGCACAAATACCACCTAATATATTTAAAGAAAGATTTACAGAGTATGCTAAACAAAATCAAAGTTGTATATATATAGCGTTTTCATCAGGATTATCAGGTACATATAATTCTGCACTGATGGCAAGGGAAGAGGTACTTGATGAGTATCCTGACTTTGACTTAGATATAGTAGACACAAAATGTGCTTCTGTTGGGTTTGGACTTGTAGTATATAAGGCTGCACAAATGGCTAAAGAAGGTAAAACTAAGGAGGAGATTCTAGAAGCAGTTAGATTTTATTCTGAACATATGGAGCACATATTTACAGTGGATAATTTAGAATATTTATATAGAGGTGGGAGAGTTAGCCGTACTGCTGCATTTGTAGGAGGACTATTAAATATTAAACCTATATTAGATGTTGAAGATGGTAAGCTAATACCTATTGAAAAGATTAGAGGTAGAAAGAGAGTATTAAAAAGAATGATTGAAATAATGGAAGAGAGAGGAGTAGACTTAAAAAATCAAACAATAGGTATAAATCATGGAGATGACATAGAGGGAGCTAAGAAACTTGAAGAAATGATAAGAGAAAAGTTTGGATGTGAAGATTTTGTTGTTAACTTCGCAGGGTGTGCAATAGGAGCCCATTCGGGTCCAGGAACACTGTCAGTATTTTTCTTAAATGAAAAAGCACCGATGTAG
- a CDS encoding TetR/AcrR family transcriptional regulator has product MPKDTFFNLPEEKRERIIEAAIDEFAKHTYHKASINRIVEKSDIAKGSFYQYFEDKKDLFKYIIKLSSEKKLQYLMHVIGNMEDMNFFQIVRELYIAGLKFAKDNPKLATIGQNFMKDTDTKLKEEILGENMPKSDNFFEQILRREIEKGEIVKDLDVKVIAHMITSLSISIGEYFYLENGIADDDKIMSLVDTMIYVLENGIKK; this is encoded by the coding sequence TTGCCAAAGGATACATTTTTCAATTTACCTGAAGAAAAAAGAGAAAGAATAATAGAAGCCGCAATAGATGAGTTTGCTAAACATACTTATCACAAGGCTAGCATAAATAGAATTGTTGAAAAATCAGATATTGCAAAGGGAAGTTTTTATCAGTACTTTGAAGATAAAAAAGATTTATTTAAATACATCATAAAATTATCTTCTGAAAAGAAGTTACAATATTTAATGCATGTAATTGGAAATATGGAGGATATGAATTTCTTTCAGATAGTTAGAGAACTTTATATAGCAGGATTAAAATTTGCAAAAGATAACCCCAAATTAGCAACTATAGGACAAAATTTTATGAAAGATACAGATACTAAGTTAAAGGAAGAAATTTTAGGAGAAAACATGCCTAAAAGTGATAACTTTTTTGAACAAATATTAAGAAGGGAGATTGAAAAGGGAGAGATTGTTAAAGATTTAGATGTAAAAGTAATTGCTCATATGATTACATCATTAAGTATATCAATAGGTGAATATTTTTATCTTGAGAATGGAATTGCAGATGATGACAAAATAATGTCATTAGTAGATACAATGATTTATGTACTTGAAAATGGTATTAAAAAATAA
- a CDS encoding ABC transporter ATP-binding protein, whose product MLKVKNLYHSYTNDENYAVKGISFEIKKGEIFGFLGPNGAGKSTTQKILTGLLTLQKGEAFIAGIDVRKPTEKIFNLIGVSFEHPNIYEKLTGFENLDFYRKMFSVPTKEPMKLLRMVGLEHAATKKAGEYSKGMKQRLVFARSLINNPELWFLDEPISGLDPTTASQIKDIIWQKKQEGVTMFLTTHNMHIADELCDRVAFINEGKIELIDSPRNLKLKYGEKLVKVEYRENEELKKESLSLLDDRDKQKLNKLINEGKIETMHSQEATLEEIFMKVTGRGLK is encoded by the coding sequence ATGTTAAAGGTAAAGAACCTATATCATTCTTATACTAACGATGAAAATTATGCAGTAAAGGGGATTAGTTTTGAAATAAAAAAAGGAGAGATATTTGGATTTTTAGGTCCAAATGGAGCAGGTAAATCAACTACTCAAAAAATTCTTACGGGATTATTAACTTTACAGAAAGGTGAAGCTTTTATCGCTGGAATAGACGTTAGAAAGCCAACTGAAAAAATATTTAATTTAATTGGAGTATCATTTGAGCATCCAAATATCTATGAAAAGTTAACTGGCTTTGAAAATTTAGATTTTTACAGAAAGATGTTTAGTGTACCCACTAAAGAACCAATGAAACTATTAAGAATGGTAGGATTAGAACATGCAGCTACAAAGAAAGCTGGAGAGTATTCCAAGGGGATGAAGCAAAGACTTGTTTTTGCTAGATCACTGATAAATAATCCTGAACTTTGGTTTTTAGATGAACCTATTTCAGGTCTAGACCCTACTACTGCTAGTCAAATAAAGGATATAATCTGGCAGAAAAAGCAGGAAGGAGTTACTATGTTTTTAACAACTCACAATATGCATATAGCTGATGAATTATGTGATAGAGTGGCTTTTATAAATGAAGGAAAAATTGAGCTTATAGATTCACCAAGAAATCTAAAACTTAAATATGGAGAAAAGTTGGTGAAGGTAGAATATAGAGAAAATGAAGAACTAAAGAAAGAAAGTCTATCATTACTTGATGATAGGGATAAGCAAAAGCTAAACAAGTTGATAAATGAAGGAAAAATAGAAACAATGCACTCACAGGAAGCTACCCTAGAAGAAATATTTATGAAGGTTACAGGTAGGGGGTTGAAATAG
- a CDS encoding ABC transporter permease codes for MLNRFLGLVKKDIITGFRNYYFLMVIIVALLFVGIIQFVIPEDTSIKPSVYYYIDYEGEMKAYLQEMIGQSEEEHDKIYKANSREEIIDNMKKSTNSIGMVITAKQGKPSIEFILQGYENEQVKNALLLSMRDEINSVFNEEIEIDVVKLKQGLNVEKIPTNKNVLPLFVLTEPVMLGFILIAALIFMEKDEGTIKAYIVTPGRLPEYLASKITLMLILGIISVLISTILVVGFDADYVSLLIIVILGGIFASSLGLIVASFFKNLSQAMIWIIAITLVLSIPTVSYFFPSFAPWFFTILPTYPLMFAIREAIFQTGNSSIIYSTALYLLVVSIITYGISILTYRLHLARD; via the coding sequence ATGCTTAATAGATTTCTTGGACTGGTTAAAAAAGATATAATAACTGGATTTAGAAATTACTATTTTCTAATGGTTATAATAGTTGCTTTATTATTTGTTGGTATAATCCAGTTTGTAATACCTGAAGATACAAGTATAAAGCCTAGCGTATATTACTATATAGATTACGAAGGTGAAATGAAAGCATATTTGCAAGAGATGATAGGTCAATCAGAGGAAGAACATGATAAAATCTATAAAGCTAATTCGAGAGAAGAGATAATAGACAATATGAAGAAGAGTACAAATTCCATTGGGATGGTAATTACAGCAAAACAAGGTAAACCTTCGATAGAATTTATATTACAGGGATATGAAAATGAGCAGGTAAAAAATGCACTACTTCTATCAATGAGGGATGAAATAAATAGTGTATTTAATGAGGAGATAGAAATAGATGTTGTAAAACTAAAACAGGGATTAAACGTTGAAAAGATACCTACAAACAAAAACGTACTTCCGTTATTTGTGTTAACAGAACCAGTAATGCTTGGATTTATTTTAATAGCAGCATTGATATTTATGGAAAAGGATGAAGGAACGATAAAAGCATATATTGTAACACCAGGTAGACTTCCTGAATACTTGGCATCAAAGATTACTTTAATGCTAATATTAGGGATAATATCAGTACTAATAAGCACTATATTGGTGGTTGGATTTGATGCTGATTATGTAAGTCTGTTAATTATAGTTATATTGGGAGGAATATTTGCTTCTTCATTGGGCTTAATTGTAGCAAGTTTCTTTAAGAATTTATCTCAAGCAATGATATGGATAATAGCTATAACTCTTGTACTAAGTATTCCAACAGTATCATATTTTTTCCCAAGTTTTGCTCCATGGTTTTTTACTATACTTCCAACATATCCATTAATGTTTGCTATTAGAGAAGCCATATTTCAAACAGGAAACAGTAGCATTATTTATTCGACAGCATTGTATTTATTGGTTGTTAGTATTATCACCTATGGAATTTCAATATTAACATATAGATTACATTTAGCTAGGGATTAA
- a CDS encoding ABC transporter permease gives MIRRILNVFKRDMLNSFRDYLMLYMFIAPILLTIGFSFFIPSVQSASLQFAVDENLDREVIKEFEKYGKVEKYNSIEEIKDRVNDVDDVAGITKNNEGKFQVILEGNESHDTEVIPQMIIKDMMRENKLNIDLNVTDIGVKRSPVALIGAISIIQMAVLIGGVTIGFNIIEEKQSNTIKALNVTPMTKLEFIIGRSIVGIVLPIIHVYIVLWILGMLNVNKMMVLVMTIVSSLIGILIGFLIGVISNNQITGITNMKAVFIIVSLSIIGALLLPESKHFLLYWAPPYWSFIGFRDILLNNITWGQIGVYASWILGLTFIIFLLFRKKISRGLA, from the coding sequence TTGATACGAAGAATATTAAATGTTTTTAAAAGGGATATGTTGAATAGTTTTAGAGATTATTTGATGTTATATATGTTTATAGCACCGATTCTTTTGACAATAGGATTTAGTTTTTTTATTCCCAGTGTACAATCTGCTTCACTACAATTTGCAGTAGATGAAAATTTAGACCGAGAAGTGATAAAGGAATTTGAAAAGTACGGAAAAGTTGAAAAGTATAACAGTATAGAAGAAATAAAAGATAGGGTTAATGATGTAGATGACGTTGCAGGGATAACTAAAAATAATGAGGGAAAGTTTCAAGTAATATTAGAAGGTAATGAGTCCCATGATACAGAAGTAATACCTCAAATGATAATTAAGGATATGATGAGAGAAAATAAGTTGAATATAGACTTAAATGTAACGGATATAGGAGTGAAAAGGTCACCGGTGGCATTAATAGGAGCAATATCTATAATCCAAATGGCAGTATTAATTGGGGGAGTGACTATTGGATTTAATATTATTGAAGAAAAGCAATCCAATACTATTAAAGCACTTAATGTTACACCGATGACTAAGCTTGAGTTTATAATAGGTAGAAGTATTGTAGGTATTGTTCTTCCTATAATACACGTATATATTGTATTATGGATTTTAGGTATGCTTAATGTAAATAAAATGATGGTATTAGTAATGACTATAGTAAGCTCTTTGATTGGAATATTGATTGGATTTTTAATAGGTGTAATTAGCAATAATCAGATTACAGGAATTACAAACATGAAAGCGGTGTTTATAATAGTATCATTATCAATAATAGGAGCTTTATTACTACCTGAAAGTAAGCATTTTCTATTGTACTGGGCTCCACCCTATTGGTCTTTTATAGGGTTTAGAGACATATTATTAAATAATATAACCTGGGGGCAAATAGGAGTATACGCGAGTTGGATATTAGGATTGACCTTTATAATATTCCTTCTATTTAGAAAGAAAATTAGTAGGGGATTAGCATAA
- a CDS encoding GNAT family N-acetyltransferase — translation MLIGEKVRLRGLEEKDIQLAYEYMNDPDVILNLWTGIPYPVTLKQEKAWYESQKDNKNTYNFAIETLADRLYIGGCGINELDLKNGVAIVGIMIGHKDYRGKGYGTDAMRVLLDFIFNQINVNKVQLHAFAFNERAIKSYKKCGFIEEGRIRQRIFRNGKYHDEIVMGILREEYIDITNIKTFKYRKNK, via the coding sequence ATGTTAATAGGGGAAAAAGTAAGATTAAGGGGACTAGAAGAAAAGGATATACAGTTAGCATATGAGTATATGAATGACCCAGATGTTATACTGAACCTTTGGACTGGAATACCATATCCTGTAACTCTTAAGCAGGAAAAAGCATGGTATGAAAGTCAAAAGGACAATAAAAACACCTATAATTTTGCAATTGAAACATTAGCAGATAGATTATATATAGGTGGATGCGGAATCAATGAGTTAGATTTAAAAAATGGAGTTGCAATAGTAGGTATAATGATAGGCCATAAGGATTATAGAGGCAAGGGATATGGAACAGATGCAATGAGGGTTTTATTAGACTTTATATTTAACCAAATAAATGTTAACAAAGTACAACTACATGCCTTTGCCTTTAATGAAAGGGCTATTAAATCATATAAGAAATGTGGATTTATTGAAGAAGGAAGAATAAGACAAAGGATATTTAGAAATGGCAAATACCATGATGAAATAGTTATGGGAATATTAAGAGAAGAGTATATAGACATAACAAATATAAAAACTTTTAAATATAGAAAAAACAAATAG
- a CDS encoding PAS domain-containing protein yields MGIRFDEGIEVYMEFKIQDFSEQIAREIFIKLNSMGNIEHVTSNCIDLLGYTSDGMKGRNFQEFILEGNSKDILGKEEGQLELMLVHKNGSILRNQSYQ; encoded by the coding sequence GTGGGTATAAGGTTTGATGAGGGAATTGAGGTTTATATGGAATTTAAGATACAGGATTTTTCAGAGCAGATAGCAAGGGAAATCTTTATAAAATTAAATTCGATGGGTAATATAGAACATGTGACTTCAAACTGTATAGATTTACTTGGATATACTTCAGACGGAATGAAGGGACGAAATTTTCAGGAGTTTATATTAGAAGGTAATAGTAAAGATATTCTAGGCAAAGAAGAAGGACAGCTTGAATTAATGCTAGTACATAAGAACGGTTCAATATTAAGAAACCAAAGTTACCAATAG
- a CDS encoding YibE/F family protein encodes MLKRILATIITIILVMTLPVFADDFEQTSVHEPTMGTAKGKVIEVISETNADESEDSFTFSTQIVKVKVLTGKYKGEEFIIENNLSNNVAYDIKVQAGDEVVLAVEETEGEAPQMFISDFVRDKYMMYLLIAFILLLLVVGRIKGLKSMATLAITVLIVAKVMLPLILKGYNPIWVSIVSSIAITILTIFIIGGINIKSISAIIGTAGGVIFAAVLSYIVGSLAKLTGLSSHEASMLMYIPQGISFDFRGLLFAGIIIGTLGAVMDVGMSIASAMYEMRGIHPNISPKELIKSGLNVGRDVMGTMSNTLILAYTGSAIPLLLLFMAYDTPMQEILNLDLIATEIVRSLAGSIGIIIAIPTTALVTGLILKYKNIG; translated from the coding sequence ATGTTGAAGAGAATATTGGCTACAATTATCACAATAATATTAGTAATGACTTTACCAGTATTTGCAGATGATTTTGAACAAACATCAGTACATGAACCTACAATGGGAACTGCAAAGGGAAAAGTTATCGAAGTAATATCAGAAACAAATGCAGATGAGAGTGAGGATTCATTTACATTTTCTACACAGATTGTAAAGGTAAAAGTTCTTACTGGAAAATATAAAGGGGAAGAGTTTATTATAGAAAACAATTTGAGTAATAATGTAGCATATGATATAAAAGTGCAAGCCGGAGATGAAGTAGTTTTAGCAGTTGAAGAGACAGAGGGGGAAGCTCCACAAATGTTTATCTCTGATTTTGTTAGAGATAAATATATGATGTACTTATTAATTGCTTTTATACTATTGCTTTTAGTAGTGGGAAGGATAAAAGGATTAAAATCAATGGCTACATTGGCTATTACAGTTTTAATTGTTGCTAAAGTAATGCTTCCTCTTATTTTAAAAGGCTATAATCCTATATGGGTATCAATAGTTTCATCTATTGCAATAACTATACTTACAATTTTCATAATTGGTGGTATAAACATAAAGTCTATATCAGCTATTATAGGAACAGCTGGCGGAGTAATTTTTGCTGCAGTTTTATCCTATATTGTAGGTAGTTTAGCTAAACTAACTGGATTAAGTAGTCACGAAGCTAGTATGCTTATGTATATTCCACAAGGCATAAGCTTCGATTTTAGAGGATTATTATTTGCAGGTATTATAATAGGTACATTAGGAGCAGTGATGGATGTAGGTATGTCTATTGCGTCTGCAATGTATGAGATGAGAGGGATTCATCCTAACATATCTCCAAAAGAATTAATTAAGTCAGGTTTGAATGTAGGTAGAGATGTGATGGGGACAATGTCTAACACCCTAATATTAGCTTATACTGGTAGTGCTATACCTTTACTATTACTTTTTATGGCATATGATACACCTATGCAGGAAATATTAAATTTAGATTTGATAGCTACAGAGATAGTAAGGTCATTAGCAGGAAGTATAGGAATTATTATAGCTATACCAACGACTGCATTAGTTACAGGATTGATTTTAAAGTATAAGAATATTGGTTAG
- a CDS encoding methyl-accepting chemotaxis protein translates to MLGNKRKIYEEIIDKIISGDLDTSLENKKGDKVVEKLVDLRKRLLTDKYDIKELMYLVLDIAIEISTFDVELKHESKTINDTTEKISNVSDNLYSIFEEIAASITQVSTNSDEFVNSILHISDKAAEINTNTNKSSSSLEGIKDEINNVSNLSTQMNTDVEQLINVTEKVKAAIEGINQIAEQINLLALNASIEAARAGEHGRGFNVVAEEIRKLSIDTKEFIDSLNELMEQINAASKNSSDSVRKAVDGVNQVKEELEELNKIFKENLSFINGITNDIARIASFSQELNAATEEVSATINNTTESVEEISSITTELTDIAKRISNVADSIEAIEDKANKAGKIGGKLGINKFYRFNNSEFIDIIEPAVDKHREWVDTLRKMVEEMQVKPLQTDGHKCSFGHFYYSIKPQNEEMTQIWNEIEEHHNELHSIGHLVIDFIRDNDRHSAQKHYEQAYEKSEIMITLLNKLIDKAKELSENNDYVF, encoded by the coding sequence ATGTTAGGTAATAAAAGGAAAATCTATGAGGAAATTATTGATAAGATAATATCGGGAGACTTAGACACTAGCTTAGAAAATAAAAAGGGTGACAAGGTAGTAGAAAAATTAGTAGATTTAAGAAAACGATTATTGACTGATAAGTATGACATAAAAGAATTAATGTATTTAGTATTAGATATAGCAATTGAGATTAGTACATTTGATGTGGAGTTAAAGCACGAATCAAAAACAATAAATGATACGACAGAAAAGATAAGTAATGTATCAGATAATTTATATAGTATTTTTGAAGAAATAGCTGCAAGTATTACTCAAGTCTCTACAAATTCAGATGAGTTTGTAAATTCTATACTACATATATCAGATAAGGCTGCTGAGATTAATACAAATACCAATAAAAGTAGTAGCTCATTAGAAGGTATAAAAGATGAGATAAATAACGTTAGTAATTTATCAACACAGATGAATACAGATGTAGAACAGTTGATTAATGTTACTGAAAAGGTTAAAGCTGCAATTGAAGGAATTAATCAAATAGCAGAGCAGATAAATTTATTAGCATTAAACGCATCTATAGAAGCAGCCAGAGCAGGAGAGCATGGTAGAGGATTTAATGTTGTTGCAGAGGAAATAAGAAAACTATCTATTGATACTAAAGAATTTATAGATTCTCTTAATGAATTAATGGAGCAAATAAATGCAGCATCTAAGAATAGTTCTGATAGTGTAAGAAAAGCAGTTGATGGTGTAAATCAAGTTAAAGAAGAATTAGAAGAATTAAATAAAATATTTAAAGAAAACTTAAGCTTTATAAACGGAATTACAAACGATATAGCTAGGATTGCTAGTTTTAGTCAAGAGCTTAATGCAGCAACAGAGGAAGTTTCTGCAACTATAAACAACACAACTGAATCAGTAGAAGAAATATCAAGTATTACCACAGAACTAACAGATATAGCAAAGAGAATATCAAATGTTGCAGACTCTATAGAAGCTATAGAGGATAAAGCAAATAAAGCAGGTAAAATAGGTGGTAAATTAGGAATAAATAAGTTTTATAGATTTAATAACAGTGAGTTTATAGACATAATTGAGCCTGCTGTAGATAAGCACAGAGAATGGGTAGACACTTTAAGAAAGATGGTAGAAGAGATGCAAGTAAAACCTTTACAAACAGATGGACATAAGTGCTCCTTTGGACATTTTTATTATTCTATAAAACCACAAAATGAAGAGATGACACAGATATGGAATGAAATAGAAGAGCATCATAATGAGTTGCATAGCATAGGTCATTTAGTAATAGATTTCATTAGAGATAATGATAGACATAGTGCACAAAAACATTATGAACAAGCATATGAAAAATCAGAAATAATGATAACCTTATTAAATAAGCTTATAGATAAAGCTAAAGAATTATCAGAGAATAATGATTATGTGTTTTAA
- a CDS encoding bactofilin family protein: MTKKNINMMVKKNARLKGTINTSESIEIQGIFKGKIFSNKTVYIEPTAQIDGDIIAENVIIRGNVKGNVTAKAKIHLTSTSKLEGQIIAKRFIIDNGAYFLGQCKRIKPKLAS, encoded by the coding sequence ATGACTAAAAAAAATATAAACATGATGGTTAAAAAAAATGCCCGTTTAAAAGGAACTATAAATACGTCAGAATCAATAGAAATACAAGGTATATTTAAAGGTAAAATCTTTTCAAATAAAACAGTATATATAGAACCAACAGCACAAATAGACGGAGATATTATAGCAGAAAATGTAATTATAAGAGGTAATGTAAAAGGAAATGTCACTGCTAAAGCTAAGATTCACCTTACATCAACTAGTAAACTAGAAGGTCAAATAATTGCTAAAAGGTTCATTATTGACAATGGAGCATATTTTTTAGGTCAATGTAAAAGAATAAAACCTAAATTAGCTAGCTAG
- a CDS encoding DUF134 domain-containing protein yields the protein MPRPVKWRRIESLPEYRHFVPIDVSECELEENVLKVEELEAIRLRDLEGLDQATCAERMEVSRQTFQRIYNSAKKKVADSLINGKAVRIKGGKYTQQICKLVCEDCGYTWENRVEDLDEKITHYKCPECGSEDVHCDSKPMEICRRRRCGGRGLGLGRHRRRGRMDDNE from the coding sequence ATGCCTAGGCCTGTAAAATGGCGTAGAATTGAAAGTTTACCAGAATATAGACATTTTGTTCCGATAGATGTTTCTGAATGTGAATTAGAAGAAAATGTGCTTAAGGTAGAAGAATTAGAGGCAATAAGATTAAGAGACCTTGAAGGATTAGACCAGGCTACTTGTGCTGAAAGAATGGAAGTTTCCAGACAAACTTTCCAGCGAATTTATAATTCAGCAAAGAAGAAGGTAGCTGATAGTCTTATTAATGGTAAGGCAGTAAGAATAAAGGGTGGAAAATACACTCAACAGATATGTAAACTTGTATGTGAAGACTGTGGCTATACATGGGAAAATAGAGTAGAAGATTTAGATGAAAAAATCACACATTATAAATGTCCAGAATGTGGCTCTGAAGATGTTCATTGTGATAGTAAGCCTATGGAAATTTGTCGTAGAAGACGATGTGGAGGTAGAGGTTTAGGCTTAGGAAGACATCGAAGAAGAGGAAGAATGGATGATAATGAATAA
- a CDS encoding DUF6429 family protein: MNTKIKELTLLLLYLTSWEEDEFGNKLRRSWKGYPFEILDELVDEKLVFGSKRAKSVYFTEEGIKKAEELIDKYLDQEVH; the protein is encoded by the coding sequence GTGAATACTAAAATAAAAGAATTGACACTTTTACTATTGTATTTAACATCATGGGAAGAAGATGAATTTGGCAATAAGCTACGAAGAAGTTGGAAGGGATACCCTTTTGAAATTTTGGACGAATTAGTTGATGAAAAACTAGTTTTTGGAAGTAAGAGGGCAAAATCTGTTTATTTTACTGAAGAAGGTATTAAAAAAGCAGAAGAATTAATAGATAAGTACCTAGACCAGGAGGTTCACTAA